The Sinorhizobium arboris LMG 14919 genome includes a region encoding these proteins:
- a CDS encoding SMI1/KNR4 family protein, with amino-acid sequence MINELSQLLALDRKNELSSLQPVSHRDVMTIAELYPNISKQYLEFIRKIGTGSTTREFNIYEPEPACLVEQHPSFKLYQSDAYQSVYGRRPEGDAIPADAVAIGDSGATWRYCLCPALGEAVFCLDMAGPTFETEAENFFSFVAQTVIRKRK; translated from the coding sequence ATGATCAACGAACTCAGCCAGCTGCTCGCTCTTGACCGCAAGAATGAACTGTCATCGCTGCAGCCGGTATCCCATCGCGATGTAATGACCATTGCCGAACTCTACCCCAACATTTCCAAACAGTACCTGGAGTTCATTCGAAAGATCGGGACGGGATCAACGACGCGGGAATTCAACATCTACGAACCGGAGCCTGCATGCCTCGTTGAACAGCACCCATCGTTTAAGCTTTATCAGTCAGACGCCTACCAAAGTGTATACGGCCGACGACCTGAAGGGGACGCCATCCCTGCTGATGCGGTTGCCATTGGGGATAGTGGCGCCACTTGGCGATATTGCCTTTGCCCTGCACTAGGGGAAGCGGTTTTTTGTCTCGACATGGCCGGACCAACCTTCGAAACGGAGGCGGAGAACTTCTTCTCCTTCGTAGCTCAAACCGTCATTCGGAAAAGGAAGTAA
- a CDS encoding maleate cis-trans isomerase family protein: MVHTVRLGMLTPSSNTVLEPVTTAMLSALPEVSAHFSRFKVTEIALSEQALGQFDDSEILRAAELIAHAKVDVIAWNGTSASWLGFDRDERLCERITEATGIAACTSVLAFREIFEASGVRTVGLVTPYLADVQARIMANWGASGFTCSAERHYGLQDNFSFAEVTEAEVSGMVRAVARQGCDAVAVVCTNMCAAPLAAALEQELGIPVYDSIATTVWKSLTLAGVETAPLQGWGSLFAGSVRPHGASRMTRQMFGDNA; the protein is encoded by the coding sequence ATGGTCCACACCGTCCGGCTCGGCATGCTTACTCCGTCGTCCAACACCGTGCTAGAACCGGTGACGACAGCAATGTTGTCCGCTTTGCCCGAGGTCTCGGCGCATTTCTCGCGTTTCAAGGTCACCGAAATCGCGCTTTCCGAACAGGCTCTCGGCCAGTTCGACGACAGCGAAATCCTGCGCGCGGCCGAGCTGATTGCCCATGCGAAAGTCGACGTGATCGCCTGGAACGGCACGTCGGCTAGTTGGCTCGGTTTCGATCGCGACGAGCGCCTGTGCGAGCGCATCACCGAAGCGACAGGCATTGCCGCCTGCACCTCGGTGCTGGCCTTCCGCGAGATTTTTGAGGCAAGCGGTGTGCGGACCGTTGGTCTCGTGACGCCCTATCTCGCCGATGTGCAGGCAAGAATCATGGCCAATTGGGGCGCCTCCGGCTTTACCTGCAGCGCGGAACGGCACTACGGCTTGCAGGACAATTTCTCCTTTGCCGAGGTTACCGAAGCCGAGGTTTCCGGCATGGTGCGCGCGGTCGCCCGCCAGGGCTGCGATGCGGTCGCGGTCGTCTGCACCAACATGTGCGCTGCACCGCTTGCGGCGGCGCTCGAACAGGAACTTGGCATCCCGGTCTACGACTCGATTGCGACGACCGTCTGGAAAAGCCTGACGCTAGCGGGTGTCGAGACGGCGCCACTGCAGGGCTGGGGCTCGTTGTTCGCGGGTTCGGTGAGACCTCACGGCGCTTCTCGAATGACACGCCAAATGTTTGGAGACAACGCATGA
- the tnpA gene encoding IS66-like element accessory protein TnpA: MAKHQIEVITSVERRRRWSREEKERLVAATLEPTASVSEIARSAGIHVSQLFRWRKELCRVSAPSVPQLVPVEVVGTLPVPTPALPEPPPAPRLRKKASMVMIELGGGRRLRVESDIDTEALARILDVLERR; encoded by the coding sequence ATGGCGAAGCATCAGATTGAGGTGATCACGTCGGTCGAGCGTCGTCGACGCTGGTCTCGAGAGGAGAAGGAGCGGCTGGTCGCGGCAACGCTCGAGCCAACCGCCAGTGTTTCGGAGATCGCGCGCTCGGCGGGGATCCACGTGAGCCAGCTTTTCCGCTGGCGCAAGGAGCTCTGCCGGGTCTCCGCGCCGTCCGTCCCGCAACTCGTTCCGGTGGAGGTCGTCGGGACGTTGCCAGTGCCGACGCCGGCATTACCGGAGCCGCCGCCGGCCCCTCGCTTGCGCAAGAAAGCAAGCATGGTGATGATCGAGCTTGGCGGCGGTCGTCGTCTCCGGGTCGAGAGTGACATCGACACCGAAGCCTTGGCCCGCATTCTTGATGTGCTGGAGCGGCGATGA
- a CDS encoding thermonuclease family protein — protein sequence MGRATVVDGDTIEISGERIRLHGVDAPESWQKCEKADGSSYRCGREAALELDRFLAASRPTRCEVAERDRYQRLVAVCFRADGREVNRWLVESGNAVDWERYSKGAYAGAQELARARGDGIWRGTFDLPCQARAMRAKHEPFC from the coding sequence ATGGGACGCGCTACAGTAGTTGATGGCGACACGATTGAGATCAGCGGTGAGCGCATCCGGCTACACGGGGTAGATGCGCCCGAAAGCTGGCAGAAGTGCGAGAAAGCCGACGGGAGCAGTTATCGGTGCGGGAGAGAAGCTGCTTTGGAACTCGATAGATTCCTCGCCGCCTCCCGCCCTACCCGCTGCGAGGTCGCCGAGCGCGACCGATATCAGCGCCTCGTTGCGGTTTGCTTTCGCGCCGACGGCCGGGAGGTCAATCGCTGGCTTGTCGAGAGCGGCAACGCTGTCGATTGGGAGAGATATAGCAAGGGCGCATACGCGGGTGCTCAGGAACTCGCCCGTGCAAGAGGCGACGGTATCTGGCGCGGCACGTTCGACTTGCCTTGCCAAGCTCGCGCGATGCGTGCAAAGCACGAGCCGTTTTGTTGA
- a CDS encoding DUF6678 family protein → MNNTKWDELRLAMHALDRRPLWRCKDLNGHYSGDDREWFYHFRSGGYASILFADITADDPSHRQAIRAALKAIHLPGEETEAGFRVFGYGQNGQTLGPVDKV, encoded by the coding sequence ATGAACAACACGAAGTGGGACGAGCTGCGCCTGGCGATGCACGCGCTTGATCGGCGGCCGCTCTGGCGCTGCAAGGATCTCAACGGCCACTACTCCGGTGACGACCGAGAGTGGTTCTATCATTTTCGGTCAGGCGGATATGCGAGCATTCTCTTCGCAGACATCACCGCTGATGATCCCTCTCATCGACAAGCGATCAGAGCTGCCCTGAAGGCGATCCACCTACCTGGGGAAGAGACGGAGGCTGGGTTCCGGGTCTTCGGCTACGGCCAGAATGGCCAGACACTAGGTCCTGTTGACAAAGTGTAG
- a CDS encoding DUF2280 domain-containing protein, which produces MAKGKLSEEVKTFIVQSLACFDTPSIVVEAVRKEFGETITRQSVEGYEPTKKAGSNLAEKWKLLFEETRKIFLEDTATIAISHRAVRLCALQRMAEKAENHGNMVLAASLIKQAAEEVGNAHTNRRELTGKDGKDLPVPVSPVTIFQLPDNGRS; this is translated from the coding sequence ATGGCAAAAGGAAAACTCAGCGAGGAGGTGAAAACCTTCATCGTACAAAGCCTCGCCTGCTTCGACACGCCTTCGATCGTCGTTGAGGCAGTCAGGAAGGAATTCGGGGAGACGATCACGCGCCAGTCGGTTGAAGGCTACGAACCGACAAAGAAGGCCGGCAGCAACCTCGCAGAGAAGTGGAAGCTGCTCTTCGAAGAGACCCGCAAGATCTTCCTGGAGGATACGGCGACCATCGCCATCAGCCACCGTGCCGTTCGGCTGTGCGCTCTGCAGCGCATGGCAGAGAAGGCAGAGAACCACGGCAACATGGTGTTGGCGGCATCATTGATCAAGCAGGCGGCGGAAGAAGTCGGCAACGCCCATACCAACCGCCGCGAATTGACGGGAAAGGATGGAAAGGACCTGCCGGTACCAGTATCGCCGGTGACGATCTTCCAGTTGCCCGACAATGGCAGGAGCTGA
- a CDS encoding XdhC family protein yields the protein MAARIAQDTDMVAPRAAFLSDDAADILAFAAEALEECRATALVTLVEIRGGAARAIGAQMAVREDGLYCGFVSGGCTEAAVAAEAVIALQKGMDRNLRLGEGSPFFDVVLPCGGGITFTIHVLRDAAALHLALAALQRRTSAQLRYHPGQQVLSFEPGGATSGWEGDEFVRAYRPKPRLLLAGTPMETDAVARAATASGYETVLLDRGQIPSSDQIDADTAVALLFHDIDRELPVFDAALASSAFYIGALGSRRTHARRCEALCQRGHDEATLARIKAPIGIFDRARDAKSLALSVVADIAQKYMHRAAHADAN from the coding sequence ATGGCCGCCCGCATCGCCCAGGACACGGACATGGTTGCCCCTCGCGCCGCATTTCTCTCCGACGATGCGGCCGACATCCTCGCCTTCGCCGCCGAGGCGCTGGAGGAATGCCGTGCCACGGCTCTCGTCACCCTCGTCGAAATCCGCGGCGGTGCCGCCCGCGCCATCGGCGCGCAGATGGCGGTGCGGGAAGATGGCCTCTATTGCGGCTTCGTCTCCGGCGGCTGCACCGAAGCCGCCGTCGCAGCCGAAGCGGTGATCGCGCTGCAGAAGGGCATGGACCGTAACCTGCGGCTGGGGGAGGGATCGCCCTTCTTCGATGTCGTCCTGCCCTGCGGCGGCGGCATCACGTTTACCATCCATGTGCTGCGCGACGCCGCAGCGCTGCATCTTGCACTGGCGGCCCTGCAGCGCCGCACGTCGGCGCAACTGCGCTACCATCCCGGTCAGCAAGTTCTGTCATTCGAGCCCGGGGGAGCCACAAGTGGCTGGGAGGGCGATGAATTCGTACGCGCCTACCGGCCGAAACCGCGCCTGCTACTCGCCGGCACCCCGATGGAGACCGACGCCGTGGCGCGGGCCGCGACTGCCTCGGGCTATGAGACCGTCCTCCTCGATCGGGGCCAGATTCCCTCATCCGACCAGATCGACGCCGATACCGCCGTCGCATTGCTCTTCCACGACATCGACCGCGAGCTGCCGGTTTTCGACGCAGCACTTGCCTCCAGCGCCTTCTATATCGGCGCCCTCGGCAGCCGCCGCACCCATGCCCGCCGCTGCGAGGCCTTGTGCCAGCGCGGCCATGACGAGGCGACGCTCGCCCGCATCAAGGCGCCGATCGGCATTTTTGACCGGGCGCGGGATGCCAAATCGCTGGCACTCTCCGTCGTTGCCGATATCGCGCAGAAGTATATGCACAGAGCTGCGCACGCCGACGCCAATTGA
- a CDS encoding IS5 family transposase (programmed frameshift): MARGDLSDAEWRIIEPLLPSERGRKSRPSQDNRRFLNGMLHVLRVGCPWRDMHERYGKWNSVYVRFRRWAAQGVWDALLETLVELGLTDDWQHMIDSTTVRGHSQAAGAKGGTHKEAFGRSRGGFTTKIHARADGQGRPLGFILTSGETSDYSAVADLLAIPVNRPRRMLADKGYDADTIREELLFHGTRPVIPPRATRRKPPPCDYHAYRDRNRIERMFNRIKQFRRIATRYDKTKASFAAFLAIAAVKVWLPHFVARP, translated from the exons TTGGCACGAGGCGATTTGAGCGATGCGGAATGGCGGATCATCGAGCCGCTCCTACCAAGTGAGCGGGGTCGCAAATCGCGGCCATCGCAAGACAATCGTCGGTTCCTGAATGGAATGCTGCATGTCCTGCGCGTCGGATGCCCATGGCGGGACATGCATGAACGATACGGGAAATGGAACTCTGTCTACGTTCGCTTCCGCCGGTGGGCCGCGCAAGGAGTATGGGATGCGCTACTCGAAACGCTGGTCGAGTTGGGATTGACCGATGACTGGCAGCATATGATCGACAGCACCACAGTTCGGGGCCATTCTCAGGCTGCGGGCGCTAAAG GGGGGACTCATAAGGAGGCTTTTGGTCGATCACGCGGCGGCTTTACGACAAAAATTCACGCCCGCGCAGACGGCCAAGGACGCCCTCTTGGATTTATCCTAACGAGCGGCGAAACCTCTGACTACAGTGCCGTTGCCGATCTTCTCGCTATACCGGTGAATCGTCCGCGTCGGATGTTGGCCGATAAGGGCTACGACGCCGATACCATCCGGGAAGAATTGCTGTTTCATGGAACGCGGCCGGTCATACCGCCCCGCGCAACACGAAGGAAGCCACCGCCGTGCGACTATCATGCTTATAGGGACCGCAACCGTATTGAGCGGATGTTCAATAGGATCAAGCAGTTCCGCCGAATTGCGACCCGTTACGACAAGACCAAAGCTTCATTCGCAGCATTTTTGGCCATCGCAGCCGTGAAAGTCTGGCTCCCACATTTTGTCGCGAGGCCATAG
- the ligD gene encoding non-homologous end-joining DNA ligase, which yields MARASSKKPRDIPPTDPMPARIDPCLATLVDKPPKGPEWAYEVKWDGYRVAVHIEPGRARVLTRGGYDWTQRFPTIADDARRLAVKTAILDGEAVVLDEHGRSDFGMLQRALGRLPSAVEAGAIIFYAFDLLYLDGRDLRRLPLGERRRMLEPLVAGREGAIRLSEEVQADGDELLRVACAHGLEGIIAKHIDKPYRSGRGEWWQKITCKRRDSFVIVGFEPSTVPGHLGRLLLAARKDGVLVYVGGCGTGWSHELSRELRKLLEGMVAKAPAVALRRKGAVFVEPVLVAEVEYRAWTDDGKLRHAAFKGIRPREDETAI from the coding sequence ATGGCCAGAGCATCCTCAAAGAAGCCTCGCGACATTCCCCCGACTGATCCTATGCCGGCGCGGATTGATCCCTGCCTTGCAACGCTCGTCGACAAGCCGCCAAAGGGGCCGGAGTGGGCCTACGAGGTGAAATGGGACGGCTATCGGGTGGCGGTGCACATCGAGCCCGGCCGGGCGAGGGTGCTCACGCGCGGCGGCTACGACTGGACCCAACGTTTCCCGACGATCGCAGATGACGCTCGGCGGCTCGCTGTGAAAACCGCCATCCTCGACGGGGAGGCGGTCGTTCTCGATGAGCACGGCCGGTCGGATTTCGGCATGTTGCAGCGGGCGCTCGGTCGCTTGCCGTCGGCGGTCGAAGCCGGTGCCATCATCTTCTATGCCTTCGACCTGCTCTATCTCGACGGCCGCGACCTTCGCCGGCTGCCGCTGGGCGAGCGGCGCCGGATGCTTGAGCCCCTCGTCGCCGGTCGGGAAGGGGCGATTCGACTATCCGAAGAGGTGCAGGCGGATGGCGACGAACTCCTCCGTGTCGCCTGCGCTCACGGCCTCGAAGGCATCATCGCCAAGCATATCGATAAGCCCTATCGCTCCGGCCGCGGCGAGTGGTGGCAGAAGATCACCTGCAAGCGCCGTGACAGCTTCGTGATCGTGGGGTTCGAGCCGTCGACCGTGCCCGGCCACCTCGGCCGGCTGCTGCTGGCCGCGCGCAAGGACGGAGTGTTGGTTTATGTCGGCGGTTGCGGGACGGGCTGGTCACATGAGCTTTCGCGCGAGCTCCGCAAACTGCTCGAGGGGATGGTGGCGAAAGCGCCGGCCGTGGCCCTGAGGCGGAAAGGTGCCGTCTTCGTCGAGCCGGTTCTCGTCGCCGAAGTCGAGTATCGCGCCTGGACGGATGACGGGAAGCTGCGGCATGCAGCGTTCAAGGGAATAAGGCCGCGAGAGGACGAGACGGCGATTTAG
- the tnpB gene encoding IS66 family insertion sequence element accessory protein TnpB (TnpB, as the term is used for proteins encoded by IS66 family insertion elements, is considered an accessory protein, since TnpC, encoded by a neighboring gene, is a DDE family transposase.) has protein sequence MIPVPSGVKVWLATGYTDMRRGFPGLSLMVQETLKRDPMSGHLFVFRGRSGGLIKVIWHDGQGACLFTKKLERGRFIWPSAADGTVVITPAQLGYLLEGIDWRMPQKTWRPTSAG, from the coding sequence ATGATCCCCGTCCCGAGCGGTGTGAAGGTCTGGCTGGCGACGGGCTATACCGACATGCGCAGAGGCTTTCCCGGCCTGTCGCTGATGGTGCAGGAGACGTTGAAGCGCGATCCGATGAGCGGCCATCTGTTCGTCTTCCGGGGCCGGAGCGGCGGTCTGATCAAGGTGATCTGGCACGATGGCCAGGGTGCCTGCCTCTTCACGAAGAAGCTCGAGCGCGGGCGGTTCATATGGCCATCCGCGGCCGACGGCACGGTGGTTATCACGCCCGCCCAGCTCGGCTATTTGCTCGAAGGCATCGACTGGCGAATGCCGCAAAAAACCTGGCGTCCGACGTCGGCAGGATGA
- a CDS encoding SOS response-associated peptidase, with the protein MCGRVYIKSTLDELLREFSMAEREAVLGMANQFPRYNGAPSLHYPIIIRDVVRDPDVFGPTFVSARWGLIPGWVKEQKPGRPPPVNARCEGIATNGMFKKAYASRRCLIPIDGFFEWKDIHGTGKNKQPYAIAMKSGEPFALAGIWEKWKNPQTGEDIRTFCVVTCPPNEMMATIHNRMPVVLHREDYERWLSTEPDPFELMKPFPAELMTMWPIDRKVGSPKNDTADIIDPIEPAE; encoded by the coding sequence ATGTGCGGACGTGTCTACATCAAGAGTACGCTTGACGAGCTGTTGCGCGAATTCTCCATGGCTGAACGGGAGGCGGTCCTGGGGATGGCCAACCAGTTCCCGCGCTACAACGGTGCGCCCTCTCTCCACTACCCGATCATCATCCGCGACGTTGTCCGTGATCCGGATGTCTTCGGCCCTACCTTCGTCAGCGCACGCTGGGGTTTGATTCCGGGCTGGGTCAAAGAGCAGAAACCCGGCCGGCCGCCACCGGTGAACGCCCGATGCGAGGGCATCGCCACCAACGGCATGTTCAAGAAGGCCTACGCAAGCCGGCGTTGCTTGATCCCGATCGACGGTTTTTTCGAGTGGAAGGACATTCACGGCACTGGCAAGAACAAGCAGCCCTACGCCATTGCCATGAAATCGGGCGAGCCGTTCGCGCTGGCGGGCATCTGGGAGAAGTGGAAGAATCCGCAGACAGGAGAGGATATCCGCACTTTTTGCGTCGTCACCTGCCCGCCAAACGAGATGATGGCGACGATTCACAATCGGATGCCCGTGGTTCTGCACCGGGAGGACTATGAACGGTGGCTTTCGACGGAGCCGGACCCGTTCGAGCTAATGAAGCCTTTCCCGGCCGAACTGATGACGATGTGGCCGATCGACCGAAAGGTCGGCTCTCCGAAAAACGACACCGCCGACATTATCGACCCGATTGAACCGGCCGAATGA
- a CDS encoding immunity protein Imm33 domain-containing protein encodes MDVCGRYSANSTPPDNRDKLGISDSALRGELPLNGLRHPPESGTCGWFIWAGGELSTEADFFKPMHVEHLSERCPAALPYLALPPGWRFLIANGYEDVWYDETLLSPST; translated from the coding sequence ATGGATGTCTGCGGACGCTACAGCGCCAACAGCACGCCACCGGATAATCGTGACAAGCTCGGGATATCTGACAGCGCCCTGCGTGGAGAATTGCCGCTCAATGGGCTGCGACACCCGCCCGAGAGTGGGACATGCGGTTGGTTTATCTGGGCAGGGGGAGAGCTCTCAACCGAGGCTGACTTTTTCAAGCCTATGCATGTTGAGCACCTTTCCGAGCGTTGTCCTGCGGCTCTACCCTACCTTGCCTTGCCTCCTGGCTGGCGGTTCTTGATCGCTAACGGCTACGAAGACGTCTGGTACGACGAGACATTGTTGAGCCCATCAACCTAG